Proteins encoded in a region of the Diospyros lotus cultivar Yz01 chromosome 9, ASM1463336v1, whole genome shotgun sequence genome:
- the LOC127810526 gene encoding pto-interacting protein 1 isoform X1, which produces MSCFGCCMKDNLQKAPDNGSFMANNSSGNNGSYHATETAVEDKKTLDIQPIAVPALIVDELKEMTDNFGSKALVGEGSYGRVYYGLLKSGKAAIKKLDSSKQPEQEFLAQVSMVSRLKHDNVVQLTGYCVDGGIRVLAYEYASSGSLHDILHGRKGVKGARPGPVLSWAQRVKIAVGAGKGLEYLHEKAQPHIIHRDIKSSNVLLFDDDVAKIADFDLSNQAPDMAARLHSTRVLGTFGYHAPEYAMTGQLSSKSDVYSFGVVLLELLTGRKPVDHTLPRGQQSLVTWATPKLSEDKVKQCVDPRLGGDYPLKAVAKMAAVAAMCVQYEANFRPNMSILVKALQPLLHARSGPPPTEMPNL; this is translated from the exons ATGAGTTGCTTCGGATGTTGCATGAAAGATAATCTGCAAAAAGCTCCTGATAATGGATCATTCATGGCAAACAACTCATCAG GAAACAACGGAAGTTACCATGCTACTGAAACTGCAGTTGAGGACAAAAAAACTCTAGATATTCAGCCTATTGCTGTCCCTGCTCTGATAGTGGACGAATTGAAGGAAATGACAGACAACTTTGGGTCAAAGGCATTAGTTGGTGAGGGATCATACGGAAGAGTTTACTACGGTCTTCTCAAAAGTGGAAAGGCAGCTATTAAAAAGTTAGACTCCAGTAAGCAGCCAGAACAAGAATTTTTAGCACAG GTCTCTATGGTATCAAGATTGAAACATGACAACGTTGTTCAGCTTACTGGTTATTGTGTTGATGGTGGTATTAGAGTCCTTGCTTATGAGTATGCTTCCAGTGGATCCCTTCATGACATTCTTCATG GGCGGAAAGGTGTGAAGGGAGCACGGCCTGGTCCAGTTCTATCATGGGCACAAAGGGTTAAAATTGCTGTTGGAGCTGGAAAAGGACTCGAATATTTACATGAAAAAGCACAGCCTCATATAATTCATCGGGACATCAAGTCTAGCAATGTCTTactttttgatgatgatgttgcCAAAATTGCAGATTTCGACCTGTCCAATCAAGCCCCTGATATGGCGGCACGTTTGCATTCCACTCGTGTTTTAGGAACCTTTGGTTATCATGCTCCAGA ATATGCAATGACTGGACAACTGAGCTCAAAGAGTGATGTTTATAGCTTTGGTGTTGTCCTCTTGGAACTCTTGACTGGGCGTAAACCTGTTGATCATACATTACCACGTGGGCAGCAGTCACTTGTGACATGG GCAACGCCAAAACTCAGTGAAGACAAGGTGAAACAGTGTGTGGACCCTAGGTTGGGAGGAGACTACCCTCTGAAAGCAGTTGCTAAG ATGGCTGCTGTTGCTGCCATGTGTGTTCAATACGAAGCGAACTTCCGTCCAAACATGAGCATTCTTGTTAAAGCTCTCCAGCCGCTGTTGCATGCTCGATCTGGGCCTCCCCCCACCGAAATGCCAAACCTGTGA
- the LOC127810526 gene encoding pto-interacting protein 1 isoform X2, protein MTDNFGSKALVGEGSYGRVYYGLLKSGKAAIKKLDSSKQPEQEFLAQVSMVSRLKHDNVVQLTGYCVDGGIRVLAYEYASSGSLHDILHGRKGVKGARPGPVLSWAQRVKIAVGAGKGLEYLHEKAQPHIIHRDIKSSNVLLFDDDVAKIADFDLSNQAPDMAARLHSTRVLGTFGYHAPEYAMTGQLSSKSDVYSFGVVLLELLTGRKPVDHTLPRGQQSLVTWATPKLSEDKVKQCVDPRLGGDYPLKAVAKMAAVAAMCVQYEANFRPNMSILVKALQPLLHARSGPPPTEMPNL, encoded by the exons ATGACAGACAACTTTGGGTCAAAGGCATTAGTTGGTGAGGGATCATACGGAAGAGTTTACTACGGTCTTCTCAAAAGTGGAAAGGCAGCTATTAAAAAGTTAGACTCCAGTAAGCAGCCAGAACAAGAATTTTTAGCACAG GTCTCTATGGTATCAAGATTGAAACATGACAACGTTGTTCAGCTTACTGGTTATTGTGTTGATGGTGGTATTAGAGTCCTTGCTTATGAGTATGCTTCCAGTGGATCCCTTCATGACATTCTTCATG GGCGGAAAGGTGTGAAGGGAGCACGGCCTGGTCCAGTTCTATCATGGGCACAAAGGGTTAAAATTGCTGTTGGAGCTGGAAAAGGACTCGAATATTTACATGAAAAAGCACAGCCTCATATAATTCATCGGGACATCAAGTCTAGCAATGTCTTactttttgatgatgatgttgcCAAAATTGCAGATTTCGACCTGTCCAATCAAGCCCCTGATATGGCGGCACGTTTGCATTCCACTCGTGTTTTAGGAACCTTTGGTTATCATGCTCCAGA ATATGCAATGACTGGACAACTGAGCTCAAAGAGTGATGTTTATAGCTTTGGTGTTGTCCTCTTGGAACTCTTGACTGGGCGTAAACCTGTTGATCATACATTACCACGTGGGCAGCAGTCACTTGTGACATGG GCAACGCCAAAACTCAGTGAAGACAAGGTGAAACAGTGTGTGGACCCTAGGTTGGGAGGAGACTACCCTCTGAAAGCAGTTGCTAAG ATGGCTGCTGTTGCTGCCATGTGTGTTCAATACGAAGCGAACTTCCGTCCAAACATGAGCATTCTTGTTAAAGCTCTCCAGCCGCTGTTGCATGCTCGATCTGGGCCTCCCCCCACCGAAATGCCAAACCTGTGA